The Methanoregula sp. UBA64 genome contains the following window.
GAGGATCGCAATCGCGTCCATGCCGTGCTCGGCCCGGAGCCGGTTTGCCGTTGCCCCGAGGTTTGCATCGGTCGGGGGAAGACCCGCCTCTTTTACGGCATTCCTGATCACGTCGCCCATGACCACGACCGGGATGCCAAGGCTCGCGGCTATCCGGGAAAATTCTCCCTTGCCGCTCGCGGGAAGCCCCACAACCCCGAACACCTTCATAACAGGTACCTCCGGTTATAGGGGATCTCCCCGCCGTCCCGGGTCCGGATCCGGACATCCCGTTTGAGCCCGTCGGCAATTTTTTTAATCTCTGGTAGCGTCATGGGGGTGTACTGCCCGATGGTCTCCCATCTCTTTAGGATATATGCGCTGGTGTTCTCTGCCCCGCCCGGGACCATCGGGATCTTGTGCTCTCCCTGCTGGAGGACGAGGGGTATATCGGCAACCTTACGCGAAATCTCCTGTAAGTATTTTGCATTCTCATAAAATACGGTTACTACGATCTCGAGTTCTGCAAGCGTCCCGTTCCGGAACGCTTCCCGTGCAGCCTCTGTCGACTGCATGACATTTTTTGCATAGTTTTCCACGGCCGCACCGTCCTGTGCGCCGGAGAATCCCTCCCACTGCGTCTTGTAATCGATCGCGATCCGGTCGATGAGCCGCTCGGCAAGAAGGGCCCTGATGGTATCAGGAAAGGCGCCGTTTGTCTGGAGGCCCGTGGCAAGCCCGTGTTTCTGTGCGGCACGGGCAAGGCACAGGAGCGCCTCTTTCTGGAGGGTCGGCTCCCCGCCCGAGAAGACCACACCGCTCACGGCAATTTTCGAGCCCTCGATGAGCCGGATAACCTCGTCTGTATCCCGGTAGTCCTCGCCGCCGAAGATCGCGGCGTTCTGGCAGTAGGAGCACCGTAGGGGGCAGCCCCGGAAAAAGACGGTGCAGACCGCCCGGCCCCGCCAGTCTACCGTGGAGAGCGGAACAAAGCCGCCAAAATTGACCCTGATAGCATCACCGTTACGGATTATTGGGGATTACCTTATTTAGTGCATTTGCATCGGAACCGGTACCGGCCGACACGGGTGCACGGGAAAAAAAGGAATTTAGAATTTGAAGTGCCGGTTGACGATCTTGATGGCGCAGAAGTCCCCGCACATGGTGCAGCCGTCGGTATCTGCGGGCATCCGCTCGTTACGGATCTTCCGTGCGCGGGCCGGGTTCATGGCAACCGCAAACTGGCGGTTCCAGTCAAGGTCGCGGCGGGCGTGGCCCATTTCGAGGTCGGCGGCCCGGGTCTTTTTGAGCTTGACCATGTCGCCAACGTGTGCGGCAATCCGCGAGCTCATAACTCCCTCGTATACCTCTTCGGGGGTCGGGAGGGCAAGGTGCTCGGCAGGGGTAACGTAGCAGATGAAGTCGGCACCAAGGGAAGACGATATGGCGGCACCGATGGCGGCCACCCGGTCGTCGTAGCCCGGTGCAATGTCGGTCACAATGGGGCCGAGCATGTAGAACGGCTTGTTGTTCGTGACCCGCTTCATGAGCTGGACGTTTGTCGCGATCTCATCGATCGGGACATGGCCCGGACCTTCGACAATCACCTGGATGCCTTGTGCGTGCGCTTTATCGGCAAGCTCGGCGTTGATGAGGAGCTCCTGAATGCCGGCCCGGTCGGTTGCATCGTGGATGGCGCCGGCCCGCATGCCGTTCCCCATCGAGAGGGTGACCTCATGCTCTTTCATAATCTCCATGAGGTAGTCGAACTCTGAATAAAGCGGGTTCTCCTTCTCGTTGTGGAGCATCCATGCGGTCATGAATGCCCCTCCTCTCGATACCAGCCCGCAGTGCCGGCCCTGGTTTTTAAGTCTCTTGACCGTCTCCCAGTTGATGCCGGTGTGGATTGCCATGAAGTTCGTACCGAGCTTGGCCTGCTCGGCCGTGATCCGGAAGAGGTCGTCCTCTTTCATGTTGACAACGGCGCCGTCCTTTTTCACGGCCTCGATGAAGGCCTGGTAGAGCGGGACGCATCCCACGGAAAGCGTGGTGTTTGCGATCACCTGTTTACGGATCTCGACAAAGTCACCGCCGGTGGAGAGCTCCATTAAAGTGTCGGCACCCGCAAGCTCGGCCTGCCGCGCCTTCTCGACCTCTTCGGGAATATTGACAATATCGGTGGAGGTCCCGATGGAGGCGTTCACCTTGGTGCGCAGGCCCTCGCCGATACCGCAGATCTTGACCTTGCGGTAGGGGGAGACCGGGATAACAATGTGGCCCTCGGCAACGCCGCGCCGCACAAAGTCCTCGGTCACGCCTTCGGCTTTTGCGACCTGTTTCATCTCGTCGGTTACGATGCCGTTCCGGGCATCATCTATGATACTCATACCTTACCGGTTCCGCAAAAGAGCAGATAAAGGCTCGGTTTTGCCTTTCTGGACGAAATATTGCTTGTCTATAAAACAAGTAAATTTTAGTTTAGGTAAACAATGAAGCATCAGGGCTGCAGGGCAAAACCGGGGCAGGGATTGTCCGCACGGGTGCATTTATGATTTCCCGGCACTATACAAGAGCATAGACTGCACGGGACGCACATGGCAGAAACGGGTTTTTTTGAAGTAACGGTAAAGGAAGCGGCGCATAACGACGCAAGCCGGGGGATCGCCCGCTTAAGCGTGGACGTAATGAAGAAGCTCGGCCTTGTCTCGGGCGACGTGATCGAGATCGTGGGGAAGCGGAGCGCGGCAGCGATCGTCTGGCCCGGGTTTGCGGAGGATATCGGGTTTGCGATCCTGCGGATTGACGGGAGTGTCCGGGCAAACG
Protein-coding sequences here:
- a CDS encoding radical SAM protein; translation: MIRNGDAIRVNFGGFVPLSTVDWRGRAVCTVFFRGCPLRCSYCQNAAIFGGEDYRDTDEVIRLIEGSKIAVSGVVFSGGEPTLQKEALLCLARAAQKHGLATGLQTNGAFPDTIRALLAERLIDRIAIDYKTQWEGFSGAQDGAAVENYAKNVMQSTEAAREAFRNGTLAELEIVVTVFYENAKYLQEISRKVADIPLVLQQGEHKIPMVPGGAENTSAYILKRWETIGQYTPMTLPEIKKIADGLKRDVRIRTRDGGEIPYNRRYLL
- the thiC gene encoding phosphomethylpyrimidine synthase ThiC, with translation MSIIDDARNGIVTDEMKQVAKAEGVTEDFVRRGVAEGHIVIPVSPYRKVKICGIGEGLRTKVNASIGTSTDIVNIPEEVEKARQAELAGADTLMELSTGGDFVEIRKQVIANTTLSVGCVPLYQAFIEAVKKDGAVVNMKEDDLFRITAEQAKLGTNFMAIHTGINWETVKRLKNQGRHCGLVSRGGAFMTAWMLHNEKENPLYSEFDYLMEIMKEHEVTLSMGNGMRAGAIHDATDRAGIQELLINAELADKAHAQGIQVIVEGPGHVPIDEIATNVQLMKRVTNNKPFYMLGPIVTDIAPGYDDRVAAIGAAISSSLGADFICYVTPAEHLALPTPEEVYEGVMSSRIAAHVGDMVKLKKTRAADLEMGHARRDLDWNRQFAVAMNPARARKIRNERMPADTDGCTMCGDFCAIKIVNRHFKF